The Deinococcus koreensis genome window below encodes:
- a CDS encoding ABC transporter ATP-binding protein: MTALLEHGAAATTGTPLLSVRDLNVRIPTPSGTLHAVRGVSFDLQPGEMLGVVGESGSGKSVTLRALLRLHRPPIQTSGEVHYGGQNLLTLNDQGLRGVRGGQISLIFQEPMSALNPVLTVGEQITENLREHKGLRGRAAQERAAELLDLTGIPSPRARLSDYPHQFSGGMRQRAMIAIALASEPRVLLADEPTTALDVTIQDQILRLLLKLRSELGMAVILVTHDLGVVAQTCDRVAVMYGGRLMETAPVTELFRQPLHAYSLGLLRSLPGVGAQRVPLVPIPGGPPDLRVTPGGCAFHPRCAYGDDACLGAEPPLVPVAPGRDSACVHADLLPPPGSVA, translated from the coding sequence ATGACGGCGCTTCTGGAACACGGCGCCGCAGCGACGACAGGCACGCCGCTGCTGAGCGTGCGCGACCTGAACGTGCGGATTCCGACCCCATCGGGCACCCTGCACGCGGTTCGCGGCGTGAGCTTCGACCTGCAGCCCGGCGAGATGCTGGGCGTGGTGGGCGAGAGCGGGTCGGGCAAGAGCGTGACCCTGCGCGCCCTGCTGCGGCTGCATCGCCCGCCCATCCAGACCAGCGGCGAGGTGCACTACGGCGGTCAGAACCTTTTGACTCTGAATGACCAGGGGCTGCGCGGCGTGCGCGGCGGCCAGATCAGCCTGATCTTCCAGGAACCCATGAGTGCCCTGAACCCCGTGCTCACGGTGGGCGAGCAGATCACCGAGAACCTGCGCGAGCACAAGGGCCTGCGTGGGCGCGCGGCGCAGGAGCGGGCGGCCGAACTGCTCGACCTGACCGGCATTCCCAGCCCCCGCGCGCGGCTGTCGGACTACCCGCACCAGTTCTCCGGCGGCATGCGCCAGCGCGCCATGATCGCCATCGCGCTGGCCTCCGAGCCCCGGGTGCTGCTGGCCGACGAGCCCACCACCGCGCTGGACGTCACCATCCAGGATCAGATCCTGCGGCTGCTGCTGAAGCTGCGGAGTGAGCTGGGCATGGCAGTGATCCTGGTGACCCACGACCTGGGCGTGGTCGCGCAGACCTGCGACCGGGTGGCGGTGATGTACGGCGGCCGCCTGATGGAGACCGCGCCGGTGACGGAGCTCTTTCGCCAGCCGCTGCACGCCTACTCGCTGGGCCTGCTCCGCAGCCTGCCCGGCGTGGGCGCCCAGCGCGTGCCCCTGGTGCCGATCCCCGGCGGCCCGCCCGATCTGCGGGTCACGCCGGGGGGCTGCGCCTTCCATCCGCGCTGCGCCTACGGGGACGACGCCTGTCTGGGGGCCGAGCCCCCGCTGGTGCCGGTGGCCCCTGGCCGCGACAGCGCCTGCGTGCACGCCGACCTGTTGCCGCCTCCCGGGAGCGTGGCATGA
- a CDS encoding ABC transporter permease has translation MTAVTTVPAAPARARRWPKPTLLIGLTLLAVLIVAALFPAALAPHSPTDFDYEAILQGPTARHPFGTDNFGRDVLSRVIYGTRIDLQIALFTTLFPFVFGTLLGALTGFRGRWADAVVGRIADLVVVFPFLVLVIAIVAVLGPGLTNMYIAVSAVGWVSYWRLTRGEVMSQKKAEYAQAGRVLGYSPSRILLRHILPNAVTPAIVYLMTDMSLGILLGASLGYLGLGAQPPTPEWGVMVADGKNFMATAWWISTFPGLALTLAGVTFSLIGDGLADALRPRA, from the coding sequence ATGACCGCCGTCACGACCGTCCCCGCCGCCCCGGCCCGCGCCCGGCGCTGGCCCAAGCCGACGCTGCTGATCGGCCTGACACTGCTGGCCGTGCTGATCGTCGCCGCGCTCTTTCCCGCCGCCCTGGCCCCGCACAGCCCCACCGACTTCGACTACGAGGCGATCCTGCAAGGGCCCACCGCCCGGCACCCTTTCGGCACCGACAACTTCGGCCGCGACGTGCTCAGCCGGGTGATCTACGGCACGCGCATCGACCTGCAGATCGCGCTGTTCACCACCCTCTTCCCCTTCGTGTTCGGCACGCTGCTGGGCGCCCTGACCGGCTTCCGGGGCCGCTGGGCCGACGCCGTGGTGGGGCGGATCGCCGACCTCGTGGTGGTCTTTCCCTTCCTGGTACTCGTCATCGCCATTGTGGCGGTGCTGGGGCCGGGCCTGACCAATATGTACATCGCGGTGAGCGCGGTGGGCTGGGTCAGCTACTGGCGCCTGACGCGCGGCGAGGTGATGAGTCAGAAGAAGGCCGAGTACGCGCAGGCGGGCCGGGTGCTGGGCTACAGCCCCAGCCGCATCCTGCTGCGGCATATCCTGCCCAACGCGGTCACGCCGGCCATCGTGTACCTGATGACCGACATGAGCCTGGGCATCCTGCTGGGCGCCTCGCTGGGCTACCTGGGCCTGGGCGCGCAGCCGCCGACCCCGGAGTGGGGCGTGATGGTCGCCGACGGCAAGAACTTCATGGCCACCGCGTGGTGGATCTCGACCTTCCCGGGCCTGGCCCTGACGCTGGCCGGCGTGACCTTCTCGCTGATCGGCGACGGGCTGGCCGACGCCCTGAGGCCCCGCGCATGA
- a CDS encoding ABC transporter permease, with translation MHTTYVLKRLLQIIPTFLAVMLLVFLLVRLLPGDPASAILGDRATTEIVERTNRELGLDQPLPVQFLIFARNLLSGDLGDSISLKVPVMRLILERLPVTLFLTVYAAVLGVLMALPLAVLAAVRRNTWIDGVIRGVFQVGLSLPVFYVALQLLTLLGARLGWFPIGGYGEGFGGHLYHLFLPALTLGLNLAAVLVRTLRSAVIEVLTAEYVEFARAKGMRPRVILSRHVLRNALISTVTLLGLNIGALIGGAVITETVFAIPGVGRLMVDAIFGRDYPVIQGLTLTFAVLVSLVFLMTDLLHARLDPRTELS, from the coding sequence ATGCACACCACGTACGTCCTCAAGAGATTGCTGCAGATCATCCCGACCTTCCTGGCGGTGATGCTGCTGGTCTTCTTGCTGGTGCGCCTGCTGCCGGGCGACCCGGCGAGCGCCATCCTGGGCGACCGCGCCACCACCGAGATCGTCGAGCGCACCAACCGCGAGCTGGGACTCGACCAGCCGCTGCCGGTGCAGTTCCTGATCTTCGCCCGGAACCTGCTCTCGGGCGACCTGGGCGACTCCATCAGCCTGAAGGTGCCGGTCATGCGGCTGATCCTGGAGAGGCTGCCGGTGACGCTGTTCCTGACCGTGTACGCCGCCGTGCTGGGCGTGCTGATGGCGCTGCCGCTGGCCGTGCTGGCCGCCGTGCGCCGCAACACCTGGATCGACGGCGTGATCCGGGGCGTCTTCCAGGTCGGGCTGTCGCTGCCGGTGTTCTACGTGGCGCTGCAGCTGCTGACCCTGCTGGGTGCGCGGCTGGGCTGGTTCCCCATCGGCGGCTACGGCGAGGGCTTCGGCGGGCACCTGTACCACCTGTTCCTGCCGGCCCTGACGCTGGGGCTGAACCTGGCGGCGGTGCTCGTGCGAACGCTGCGATCGGCGGTGATCGAGGTGCTGACCGCCGAGTACGTGGAGTTCGCCCGCGCCAAGGGGATGCGCCCGCGGGTGATCCTGAGCCGCCACGTCCTGCGCAACGCGCTGATCTCGACCGTGACCCTGCTCGGCCTGAACATCGGCGCGCTGATCGGGGGCGCGGTGATCACCGAGACGGTCTTCGCCATTCCCGGCGTGGGCCGCCTGATGGTGGACGCCATCTTCGGCCGCGATTACCCGGTCATCCAGGGCCTGACCCTGACCTTCGCGGTGCTGGTCTCGCTGGTCTTCCTGATGACCGACCTCCTGCACGCCCGCCTCGACCCCCGCACGGAGCTGAGCTGA
- a CDS encoding ABC transporter substrate-binding protein, whose protein sequence is MNRLSRATLALAAALSVSHSLAVTRGGQLVYGRYADSLFLDPVLNDANLDIWILTNLYDTLLQPTSDGKGVQPGLASRYAASSDGKTMTLTLRPGLKFADGSPLTAADVKWSLDRARQPEAGAWSSSLASIDSIAASGQTVTLKLKRPDPTLPAALATFNAAIMPQKLFTAAPGKNDAEKAKAFAEKPIGSGPFVLQEWKRGSYMVLKRNPYYWKKGEDGKALPYLDSVRFEIIPDDNTRILKLQAGELQGAEFIPLSRVAELKRDPKLDMMLYPSTKVSSIFMNNRPTLKNGSENPLSDVRVRQALNYATNKDALIQVVTFGTGKVMKSFMSSTTPLYDTNQKGFPYDLAKAKALLGATKYKSGFEVSVMATSGSADDLALLTAMQQMWAAIGVKLKIEQLDAATKTARYRANDFQMRTGAWTNDINDPSQITTYFAVYDNIESVHTGFKSAEIDKLFEQSQQELSRVKRASQYRRIQTIYQQAAPIVYLYETPYPVALLKKVNGFVQIPLGNNIFAGAWLDK, encoded by the coding sequence ATGAACAGACTGTCACGTGCCACGCTCGCGCTCGCCGCCGCACTCAGTGTTTCCCACTCGCTCGCCGTGACCCGCGGCGGACAGCTGGTGTACGGCCGCTACGCCGACTCGCTGTTCCTCGACCCCGTGCTGAACGACGCCAACCTAGACATCTGGATCCTGACCAACCTCTACGACACCCTGCTGCAGCCCACCTCCGACGGCAAGGGCGTGCAGCCCGGCCTCGCCAGCCGCTACGCCGCGTCGAGTGACGGCAAGACCATGACGCTCACCCTGCGCCCCGGCCTGAAGTTTGCCGACGGCAGCCCGCTCACCGCCGCCGACGTGAAGTGGTCGCTCGACCGCGCCCGGCAGCCCGAGGCCGGCGCCTGGAGCTCCTCGCTGGCGAGCATCGACTCCATTGCCGCCAGCGGCCAGACCGTGACCCTGAAGCTGAAGCGCCCCGATCCCACGCTGCCCGCCGCGCTGGCGACCTTCAACGCCGCGATCATGCCCCAGAAGCTGTTCACGGCGGCCCCCGGCAAGAACGACGCCGAGAAGGCCAAGGCCTTTGCCGAGAAGCCCATCGGCTCGGGCCCCTTCGTGCTTCAAGAGTGGAAGCGCGGCTCGTACATGGTTCTGAAGCGCAATCCCTACTACTGGAAGAAGGGCGAGGACGGCAAGGCGCTGCCCTACCTCGATTCCGTGCGCTTCGAGATCATCCCGGACGACAACACCCGCATCCTGAAATTGCAGGCGGGCGAGCTGCAGGGCGCCGAGTTCATTCCCCTGAGCCGCGTGGCCGAACTGAAGCGTGACCCGAAGCTCGACATGATGCTGTACCCCTCGACCAAGGTCAGCTCGATCTTCATGAACAACCGCCCCACCCTGAAAAACGGCAGCGAGAACCCGCTGAGCGACGTACGCGTGCGGCAGGCCCTGAACTACGCCACCAACAAGGACGCCCTGATCCAGGTCGTGACCTTCGGCACCGGCAAGGTCATGAAATCGTTCATGTCGTCCACCACGCCGCTGTACGACACCAACCAGAAGGGCTTCCCGTACGACCTGGCGAAAGCGAAGGCGCTGCTGGGCGCCACCAAGTACAAGAGCGGCTTCGAGGTCAGCGTCATGGCGACCAGCGGGAGTGCCGACGACCTCGCGCTGCTGACCGCCATGCAGCAGATGTGGGCGGCCATCGGCGTGAAGCTCAAGATCGAGCAGCTCGACGCCGCCACCAAGACCGCCCGCTACCGCGCCAACGATTTCCAGATGCGCACCGGGGCCTGGACGAACGACATCAACGACCCCTCGCAGATCACGACGTACTTCGCGGTCTACGACAACATCGAGTCCGTGCACACCGGCTTCAAGAGCGCGGAGATCGACAAGCTCTTCGAGCAGAGCCAGCAGGAGCTCAGCCGCGTGAAGCGCGCCTCGCAGTACCGCCGCATCCAGACCATCTACCAGCAGGCCGCGCCCATCGTCTACCTGTACGAGACCCCCTACCCGGTCGCGCTGCTCAAGAAGGTCAACGGCTTCGTGCAGATCCCGCTGGGCAACAACATCTTCGCCGGCGCCTGGCTCGACAAGTAA
- a CDS encoding DEAD/DEAH box helicase has product MTRTKEQQIAPTRPASTDRNAQPDRPPRRVGERREGADHSEAPAVRDWRAMLGSRTPTPVQEGAIPALLAGRDVITTARTGSGKTLAFLIPAAARGIGMRPVRGMRPEVLVVTPTRELAVQIRDVARELGMPAGRITGGITPGQTRTEATGKGLIAGTPGRLKDLITRQELSLAGLKYVVLDEADELLSLGFLRDVGDILRAAQTQTGQAHLQLAMASATFPAEIRSVAERFMDRPERIDIAPARHADAAGHEGDVMGGATGATHLLLNTTRDEVLDVAATHARDALQAPGGCVVIFCRTKALVKRRAERLAAMLPGEIVSPLQGNMDQKKREHTMGLLREGKSRILIATDIAGRGIDLPEVRMVIHMDVSSTSEDHVHRSGRTARAGRPGVNLVLLIPEQRGLWQTVRRGLPEALHPPLSREESQIDRAIQEKQGQGSGGGGGQRQGGGRSPQGQGGHSPRGQGSASGQGGGHTRGASGQGSRSGDAGGTRSGASSPAGTGAGRVGPQPARGRGGRGGRR; this is encoded by the coding sequence ATGACCCGAACCAAAGAACAGCAGATTGCCCCGACCCGTCCCGCCTCCACCGACCGGAATGCCCAGCCCGACCGCCCCCCCCGGCGCGTCGGTGAGCGCCGCGAAGGGGCTGACCACAGCGAGGCCCCCGCCGTGCGCGACTGGCGCGCCATGCTGGGCAGCCGCACGCCCACCCCCGTGCAGGAGGGCGCCATTCCGGCCCTGCTGGCCGGCCGCGACGTGATCACCACCGCCCGCACCGGCAGCGGCAAGACGCTGGCCTTCCTGATCCCGGCCGCCGCGCGCGGCATCGGCATGCGGCCGGTGCGCGGCATGCGCCCCGAGGTGCTGGTGGTCACGCCCACCCGCGAGCTCGCCGTGCAGATCCGCGACGTGGCCCGCGAACTGGGCATGCCCGCCGGGCGCATCACCGGCGGCATCACGCCCGGCCAGACCCGCACCGAGGCGACCGGCAAGGGCCTGATCGCCGGCACCCCCGGCCGCCTGAAAGACCTCATCACCCGACAGGAACTCAGCCTGGCGGGCCTGAAATACGTGGTGCTGGACGAGGCCGACGAGCTGCTCTCGCTGGGCTTCCTGCGCGACGTGGGCGACATCCTGCGCGCCGCCCAGACCCAGACCGGCCAGGCCCACCTGCAGCTGGCGATGGCCTCCGCGACCTTCCCGGCTGAGATCCGCTCGGTGGCCGAGCGCTTCATGGACAGGCCCGAGCGCATCGACATCGCCCCGGCCCGCCACGCCGACGCCGCCGGCCACGAGGGCGACGTGATGGGCGGCGCGACCGGCGCGACCCACCTGCTGCTGAACACCACCCGCGACGAGGTGCTGGACGTGGCCGCCACCCACGCGCGTGACGCCCTGCAGGCCCCGGGCGGCTGCGTGGTGATCTTCTGCCGCACCAAGGCGCTGGTCAAGCGCCGCGCCGAGCGGCTGGCGGCCATGCTGCCGGGTGAGATCGTCAGCCCGCTGCAGGGCAACATGGATCAGAAGAAGCGCGAGCACACCATGGGCCTGCTGCGCGAGGGCAAGTCGCGCATCCTGATCGCCACCGACATCGCCGGACGCGGCATCGACCTGCCCGAAGTCCGCATGGTGATCCACATGGACGTCTCCTCGACCTCCGAGGATCACGTGCACCGTTCCGGGCGCACCGCGCGGGCCGGGCGCCCCGGCGTGAACCTCGTGCTGCTGATTCCCGAACAGCGCGGCCTGTGGCAGACCGTGCGCCGGGGCCTGCCCGAGGCGCTGCATCCGCCCCTGAGCCGCGAGGAAAGCCAGATCGACCGCGCCATCCAGGAAAAACAGGGCCAGGGCAGCGGCGGCGGTGGCGGCCAGCGGCAGGGCGGCGGCCGGAGCCCGCAGGGTCAGGGGGGGCACTCGCCGCGCGGCCAGGGCAGTGCTTCGGGCCAGGGCGGTGGGCACACCCGTGGAGCCTCTGGCCAGGGCAGCCGCTCCGGCGACGCGGGAGGCACCCGCTCCGGCGCTTCGTCGCCCGCCGGCACCGGCGCCGGGCGCGTCGGCCCGCAGCCGGCCCGGGGCCGGGGCGGCCGTGGTGGACGCCGCTAA